The Triticum aestivum cultivar Chinese Spring chromosome 3A, IWGSC CS RefSeq v2.1, whole genome shotgun sequence genome includes a region encoding these proteins:
- the LOC123056653 gene encoding receptor like protein 22-like yields the protein MGGVSYCELVGPICPSLSNLHSLTVINLEGNFDTSAAPFPELFMDFLNLSVLRLAKTNLQGRFPSGIFQSKTLRVLDLSMNQDLSGCVPKFCNGSSLESLMLDGANFSYENPGSFSNIKYLKTLSLDVNFIPVDNQSSLGVLRSLQHLELSQMNSIRDIGHVFSWIGDLQNLASLELSGNVWMFSQTSLSSFAKLKSLRSLKLMNCNFTRPMLPTFGNLVSLTSLEISGCNFNGPIPSAIGNLTNLKSFNIDGCNFLGPIPSSIGNLVNLISLGINGVYNDIGPIPYEVGNLSNLESLEINVAEFSGPIPYAVGLLKKLTSLRIRMSGFSGSIPNSISNLTRLIVLDLSFNDLNGELPASVFTIPTLQRLYIQSNQISGSIQDINATSSHLVSVDLRRNNLMGNIPVSFFQLTSLAYLDIGWNNLMGSVDLSLFWRLENLVHLGLSNNNLSVMDMDGEGNNPPCTYLPRVTRLELACCNLTRFPCLLAHINQLSYLDLSCNRISGAIPKWIWPTWNSSLTYLNLSHNMFSIMQLTSYVLRFNRLNALDLSSNQLQGQIPMPSPPAAILDYSNNNFSSVLPNFTLYLGLEFKILKNNISILDLSFNNFSGRIAACLIEDGFISALSLRDNQFEDVLPNNIKDQCLLQTLDLNNNKIEGQLPRTLKCLQLEFLDIGNNRMVGTFPSWLGKLPILRVLVLRSNQFYGPVGGDPPIDDRSGEYFSSLQILDIASNNFSGNLSPEWFKRFYSMMGDLTTSGEIMSDHSSTVYEPYHQEPYIDIVVITYKGIYMTFHKILTTLTSIDLSNNSFDGTIPVSLGRLNLLLLLNMSGNAFTGVIPREFGGMTQLESLDLSKNHLSGDIPEGLTNLTFLGMLNLCDNQLVGTIPRSGQFATFETSSFEGNLGLCGLPLSNPCDIPPAPASAVHGEKSSHVDVILFLFTGLGFGIGFAAAILMRWGRIGEWIVKSARALRT from the exons ATGGGTGGTGTGAGTTATTGTGAGCTCGTCGGTCCTATTTGTCCGTCCCTCTCAAACCTCCACTCCCTAACTGTGATCAACCTCGAAGGCAACTTTGATACATCTGCCGCTCCTTTTCCAGAGTTGTTTATGGATTTTCTCAATTTAAGTGTGCTTCGACTTGCTAAGACAAATCTCCAAGGGCGGTTTCCTAGTGGAATCTTCCAATCAAAAACTTTAAGGGTCCTTGATTTATCTATGAATCAGGATCTCTCGGGCTGTGTGCCAAAGTTTTGCAACGGGAGTTCATTAGAGTCTCTTATGCTAGATGGGGCCAATTTCTCCTATGAAAACCCAGGCTCTTTCAGCAATATCAAGTATTTGAAGACGTTAAGTCTTGATGTGAATTTCATTCCTGTGGACAATCAGTCTTCACTCGGTGTTCTCAGGTCTCTACAGCATTTGGAACTCTCTCAGATGAACTCAATAAGAGATATAGGTCATGTTTTCTCATGGATCGGAGACCTGCAGAACTTGGCAAGCTTAGAACTCTCTGGAAATGTATGGATGTTCTCTCAGACATCCCTGTCTTCATTTGCCAAACTCAAGAGCTTGAGAAGCCTGAAACTCATGAACTGCAACTTCACTAGGCCAATGCTACCAACATTTGGTAATCTCGTAAGCTTAACAAGCTTGGAGATCTCCGGTTGCAACTTTAATGGTCCAATACCATCTGCAATTGGCAACCTGACAAACTTGAAAAGCTTCAATATCGATGGATGCAATTTCTTAGGGCCAATACCATCTTCAATTGGTAATCTCGTGAACCTGATAAGCTTGGGAATAAATGGTGTTTACAATGATATTG GACCAATACCATATGAAGTAGGAAATCTTAGTaacttggagagtttggaaataaATGTAGCTGAGTTTTCTGGACCAATACCCTATGCAGTTGGGCTACTCAAGAAGTTGACATCATTACGCATTCGAATGTCTGGCTTTTCTGGAAGCATACCAAATTCAATATCTAATTTGACTCGCCTAATTGTGTTAGATCTTTCGTTTAATGATCTCAATG GGGAACTTCCAGCATCTGTTTTCACTATTCCAACATTGCAACGCTTATACATTCAATCAAACCAAATATCTGGCTCTATACAAGACATCAACGCGACGTCTTCACACTTGGTATCAGTGGATCTTAGAAGAAATAACTTGATGGGAAATATTCCCGTGTCATTCTTTCAACTCACAAGTCTGGCTTATCTCGATATTGGCTGGAATAACCTAATGGGTTCAGTGGATCTTTCCTTGTTTTGGAGGTTAGAAAATCTCGTTCATTTGGGTCTTTCCAACAACAATCTATCAGTCATGGACATGGATGGAGAAGGTAACAACCCTCCATGTACCTATCTCCCTCGGGTTACCAGGTTGGAGCTAGCATGTTGCAATCTAACAAGATTCCCATGTTTATTGGCACACATTAATCAGTTGTCTTACTTGGACTTGTCATGCAATAGAATCAGTGGGGCCATTCCAAAGTGGATATGGCCAACATGGAACAGTAGCCTTACATATTTGAATCTTTCACATAACATGTTCAGCATTATGCAACTTACTTCATATGTTCTCCGTTTCAACCGGTTGAATGCTCTTGATCTCAGTTCCAATCAACTTCAGGGGCAGATTCCTATGCCAAGCCCACCAGCAGCCATCTTGGATTATTCAAACAACAATTTCTCTTCAGTACTTCCAAACTTCACTCTCTATCTTGGTCtggaattcaaaattttgaaaaataataTCAGTATCCTTGACCTATCTTTCAACAACTTCAGCGGGAGGATAGCAGCATGTTTAATAGAAGATGGTTTCATAAGCGCGTTAAGTTTGCGGGATAATCAATTTGAAGATGTGTTGCCTAACAATATCAAAGATCAATGTCTACTTCAGACATTAGACTTGAACAATAATAAAATTGAAGGTCAGCTTCCAAGGACACTTAAGTGCTTGCAGCTGGAGTTCCTTGACATAGGCAATAATCGCATGGTAGGTACTTTTCCATCATGGCTGGGGAAGCTTCCCATACTTCGAGTCCTTGTATTGAGATCCAACCAATTCTATGGGCCGGTGGGTGGCGATCCTCCCATAGATGACAGATCAGGAGAATACTTCTCTAGCTTGCAGATTCTTGATATTGCCTCGAACAATTTCTCCGGTAATTTAAGTCCAGAATGGTTTAAGAGGTTTTACTCAATGATGGGAGATTTAACCACTTCAGGTGAAATTATGAGTGACCATAGCAGTACCGTTTATGAACCATATCATCAAGAGCCCTATATAGATATTGTGGTGATAACATATAAAGGCATTTATATGACATTTCATAAGATCTTGACCACTTTAACATCAATTGACCTGTCAAACAATTCATTTGATGGTACAATTCCTGTATCACTTGGGAGACTTAATTTACTACTTCTACTAAACATGTCAGGCAATGCCTTCACCGGTGTTATTCCGCGAGAATTTGGTGGGATGACTCAATTAGAATCACTAGACCTGTCTAAGAACCATCTTTCTGGTGATATTCCGGAGGGGCTAACAAATCTCACCTTTCTTGGTATGTTGAACTTGTGCGACAATCAACTGGTGGGAACGATACCACGGTCAGGTCAATTTGCAACGTTCGAAACTAGTTCATTCGAAGGGAATCTGGGGCTGTGTGGACTGCCATTGTCTAACCCATGCGACATTCCACCTGCTCCTGCAAGTGCGGTGCATGGGGAGAAGTCCTCTCATGTGGACGTCATCTTGTTTCTCTTCACCGGGCTGGGCTTTGGTATTGGATTTGCTGCTGCCATCCTCATGAGATGGGGTCGGATCGGCGAATGGATTGTGAAATCTGCAAGAGCTTTGAGGACTTGA